The following are from one region of the Tautonia marina genome:
- a CDS encoding amidohydrolase family protein, with the protein MRFNRLAPLLGAALVLVALPLPTQGQDRPLALKGATIETVGEAGRIESGVIVLHKGTIEAVGPLDEITIPEAAQVIDASGRTIMPGLVEPALSARGSLSGSSGTVVIGNQVVIMSGSSSSRTPSFLRAADLFDPYRTNFDPLLRSGLTYLDLLPPDYGQTAVVRNVPDDPTAAILEREGRLMLSLSNSTPTLELLRKSLQEASRSESSERGGSGRGGSDSGDAGSQGSGASNSSRDLWRSVVEGKAPLIVDAGNAASILYLLDAVKPHEKVQIALIASGRDVMLTLDQLADRPSITLVLRPTVDTMPQNRDRINVPRIVNERGIKFAFTQGFSRAALQSGQDTPLFDIGYLIATGLPRDEALKALTSRPAELIGMGDSLGRIEEGKSASLLMFDGDPFDPYSRLRTVILEGKTVYETD; encoded by the coding sequence GTGAGATTCAACCGCCTTGCCCCGCTGCTCGGGGCGGCTCTTGTGCTGGTCGCCCTTCCCCTGCCGACCCAGGGCCAGGACCGTCCGCTGGCGCTGAAAGGTGCGACCATCGAGACGGTTGGTGAAGCCGGTCGAATCGAATCGGGGGTGATCGTCCTGCACAAGGGGACGATCGAGGCGGTCGGGCCGCTGGACGAGATCACGATTCCCGAAGCGGCACAGGTGATCGACGCATCCGGCCGCACGATCATGCCTGGTCTTGTCGAGCCGGCCCTCTCGGCGCGAGGGTCGCTAAGTGGAAGTTCGGGTACGGTGGTGATTGGAAATCAAGTTGTGATCATGAGTGGTTCCAGTTCGAGCCGGACCCCCTCGTTCTTGCGAGCAGCCGACCTGTTCGACCCCTACCGGACAAACTTTGATCCCTTGCTCCGATCGGGCCTGACGTATCTCGACCTGCTTCCGCCGGACTACGGCCAGACCGCCGTGGTTCGAAACGTGCCGGACGATCCCACCGCTGCCATCCTGGAGCGGGAGGGACGCTTGATGCTTTCCCTCTCCAACAGTACCCCCACGCTGGAACTCCTTCGTAAGAGTCTTCAGGAGGCGAGTCGGTCGGAATCGTCGGAGCGAGGAGGCTCGGGACGTGGCGGTTCCGACTCAGGCGATGCTGGTTCGCAAGGTTCGGGGGCCTCGAACTCATCCCGAGACCTCTGGCGATCCGTGGTCGAAGGGAAGGCACCGCTCATCGTCGATGCCGGGAACGCGGCCTCCATCCTGTATCTTTTGGACGCGGTCAAGCCGCATGAGAAGGTGCAGATCGCGTTGATCGCTTCGGGTCGAGACGTCATGTTGACACTCGATCAGCTGGCGGACCGACCGTCGATCACCCTTGTCTTGCGCCCGACCGTGGACACGATGCCGCAGAATCGTGATCGAATCAATGTGCCTCGAATCGTGAATGAACGGGGCATCAAGTTTGCCTTCACCCAGGGATTCAGCCGGGCTGCACTGCAATCGGGCCAGGATACGCCATTGTTCGATATTGGCTACCTGATCGCCACCGGACTTCCCCGAGATGAAGCCCTCAAAGCACTCACCAGCCGCCCGGCCGAATTGATTGGCATGGGAGACTCGCTCGGTCGGATCGAGGAGGGCAAGTCCGCGTCGCTCCTGATGTTCGACGGCGATCCGTTCGACCCGTACAGCCGCCTTCGTACCGTCATTCTCGAAGGGAAGACCGTCTATGAAACCGATTGA
- a CDS encoding amidohydrolase family protein, with amino-acid sequence MLRLAPFAPIIAAVLIASGPAFAEESEGRPLALHAGKIITCAVDPIVDGTVLVRDGTIEAVGPRSEIEVPEGYEVIDCGDKFVMPGLVEVHCHIGGSGDLNEMVYQTNPDLRTLDQIIPHNDSLKVGIAGGVTTVCYIPGSGTNMGGFGAILKTGPGSLDDVLVRFPGVLKIAQWGNPERRDGTLGSGRMGMNWIIRDQLEEGRRYVQAWDEYDAGRRAEPPEINLRLENFKPLFRREIPVLVHTQGYQGIQATLEMLHDAMELKVVIGHGTFEGYLISEEIQKREIPVMAGPRGFRFDPDDGQIHGIVAEYSERGIGFLGVNTDSPVIPQEDLAYQAAMAVRYGWNEEDAIRGITIEPARALMIDDRVGSIEPGKDADLVICTGSILDPRNYVTQVMIEGRVIYDITKDRRRY; translated from the coding sequence ATGCTTCGCCTTGCGCCATTCGCCCCGATCATCGCCGCGGTGCTGATAGCGTCCGGTCCTGCCTTCGCCGAGGAATCGGAGGGCCGACCCCTGGCGCTCCATGCCGGGAAGATTATCACTTGCGCGGTTGATCCGATCGTCGATGGAACGGTACTGGTCCGCGACGGCACGATTGAAGCGGTTGGTCCTCGCAGCGAGATCGAGGTGCCCGAGGGCTACGAGGTGATCGACTGCGGGGACAAGTTTGTCATGCCCGGCCTGGTCGAGGTTCACTGCCACATTGGCGGTTCGGGCGACCTGAACGAGATGGTCTATCAAACGAACCCCGACCTTCGGACGCTCGATCAGATCATTCCGCACAACGATTCGCTGAAAGTCGGGATTGCGGGTGGCGTGACCACGGTCTGCTACATTCCCGGCAGCGGCACGAACATGGGAGGCTTCGGCGCGATCCTCAAAACTGGGCCAGGATCGCTTGACGATGTGCTGGTTCGCTTTCCCGGCGTTTTGAAGATCGCTCAGTGGGGCAATCCGGAGCGTCGAGACGGAACCCTCGGCTCGGGCCGCATGGGCATGAACTGGATCATCCGCGACCAGCTTGAAGAAGGCCGCCGATACGTTCAGGCCTGGGACGAGTACGACGCCGGCCGGCGCGCCGAACCGCCCGAGATCAACCTTCGGCTCGAAAACTTCAAGCCACTCTTTCGACGCGAAATTCCCGTGCTTGTTCATACGCAAGGGTATCAAGGTATCCAGGCCACCCTCGAAATGCTCCATGATGCGATGGAACTGAAGGTTGTGATCGGTCACGGGACGTTCGAGGGATACTTGATTTCCGAGGAGATTCAGAAGCGTGAGATTCCCGTGATGGCTGGACCTCGGGGCTTTCGGTTCGATCCGGATGACGGCCAGATCCACGGTATCGTTGCCGAGTACAGCGAGCGCGGGATCGGCTTTCTGGGCGTGAATACCGATTCTCCGGTGATTCCTCAGGAGGACCTCGCCTATCAGGCCGCGATGGCTGTGCGCTACGGCTGGAACGAGGAGGACGCCATTCGGGGAATCACCATCGAACCGGCTCGGGCCCTGATGATTGACGACCGTGTCGGCTCCATCGAACCGGGCAAGGATGCCGATCTTGTGATCTGCACCGGATCGATTCTTGACCCGCGCAATTATGTGACCCAGGTGATGATCGAGGGTCGAGTGATCTACGATATCACCAAGGACCGCCGCCGCTACTGA